One stretch of Bombina bombina isolate aBomBom1 chromosome 7, aBomBom1.pri, whole genome shotgun sequence DNA includes these proteins:
- the LOC128636701 gene encoding olfactory receptor 1496-like: protein MFYFLLLEKVTSETVKNRTVLTEFYLETFNLSTKGQLVVFIGALLMYLLAVLGNVTIVTLVSLVSQLQTPMYLFLCSLSVQDIMYVSAILPKLLAITITGDTSITFSGCITQIFLYTFCIDTEFFLLTSMAYDRYVAICIPLHYPLIMSKTVCALLITVSWFGGFLNAFAITMIVSHLTFCNKQKINNFFCDFIILLKLSSSNITYIMTLLVPLEGTILGMLPFTLIMISYIYIISTILKIRSSSRRLKTFSSCSSHLTVVVLFCGTCIGLNLKPKSGNSLEIDKVLSIIYTGVVPMVNPLVYSLRNKEVLGAMKSVLKRMT, encoded by the coding sequence atgttttattttcttctccTAGAAAAAGTCACAAGTGAGACTGTAAAAAACCGCACAGTATTGACAGAATTCTATCTAGAGACATTTAATTTATCTACAAAAGGACAACTTGTGGTTTTCATTGGGGCTTTGCTTATGTATCTACTGGCTGTACTTGGAAATGTCACTATTGTCACACTTGTATCTCTGGTGTCCCAGCTGCAAACACCGATGTATTTATTCCTGTGCAGTTTATCTGTACAAGACATCATGTACGTATCTGCTATTTTGCCAAAGCTGTTGGCCATCACTATCACAGGTGATACCAGCATAACGTTCTCAGGCTGCATTAcacagatatttctatatacattctgCATTGATACAGAATTTTTCCTGCTAACCTCCATGGCTTATGACCGCTATGTGGCCATCTGTATCCCACTGCATTATCCTCTTATTATGAGCAAAACGGTGTGTGCTCTGCTTATCACTGTTTCTTGGTTTGGTGGTTTCCTCAATGCATTTGCTATTACCATGATAGTGTCTCATTTAACCTTCTGTAATAAACAAAAAATCAacaatttcttctgtgatttcataATATTACTGAAGCTCTCGTCTAGTAACATCACATATATTATGACTTTGCTTGTACCATTGGAAGGCACAATATTGGGTATGTTACCATTTACCCTTATAATGATTTCctatatctatattatatctacCATCCTAAAGATCCGATCATCATCTAGAAGACTCAAGACCTTCTCCAGCTGCTCCTCCCATCTCACAGTTGTTGTACTATTTTGCGGAACCTGTATAGGCTTGAACTTGAAACCTAAATCAGGCAATTCTCTGGAAATAGATAAAGTCCTCTCAATTATTTATACTGGTGTGGTTCCCATGGTAAATCCGCTGGTTTATAGCTTGAGAAATAAAGAGGTTTTGGGGGCCATGAAAAGTGTTTTAAAAAGAATGACTTAA